In one window of Synechococcus sp. M16CYN DNA:
- a CDS encoding diflavin flavoprotein, with translation MTTAAKRRTIQLPIDTDVLCFRGLSPERHRFESEYALERGSTVNSVLFKAGNGIPAVLIHPPGAAYKSVFLPELINVLGGQDKPLLVVVGHVNPNRVALLRSLAEIYCRLELVASNPGAKLLKELWSRRKPAPTGQEPEQSLPPPLPPLRIIRKEQTLALSSSRKLLLLPAPTPRWPGGLLAFEESLGLLMSGKLFSAHLCTKTWAETSRNSTEEERRHFYDCLIAPMALQVDSIIERLEELDIRTLIPGHGPAIESSWRSLLNDYRRWGEGQRSADFRVALLFASAYGHTAAIADALAQGVNRTGIRVNSLNCEFTSADELVKTIQGADAILIGSPTLGGHAPTPIVSALGTLLAEGDRSKPVGVFGSYGWSGEAVDLLESKLRDGGFNFGFDPIRIKFSPDKAKVRELEETGTRFGRQLLQAQNRSQRRSTGGLSESRSDPAILALGRVLGSLCVLTTKKDGLSGAMVASWVSQASFTPPGITVAVAKDRAVESMLHREDCFALNVLAEGREIGLIKQFLQPFKPGADRFAGLKLKISPSGQPLLPDALAWLEVCVKQRMECGDHWLIYAEALHGGLFDAKGSTAIHQRRSGANY, from the coding sequence GTGACCACTGCTGCAAAACGTCGCACTATACAGTTGCCCATCGACACCGATGTGCTTTGCTTCAGAGGATTGAGTCCAGAGCGCCATCGGTTTGAGTCGGAGTACGCTTTGGAGCGTGGGAGTACGGTTAACAGCGTTCTGTTTAAAGCTGGGAATGGAATCCCTGCGGTGCTCATACACCCTCCGGGAGCAGCCTATAAAAGCGTCTTTTTGCCAGAACTCATCAACGTTCTTGGCGGCCAAGATAAGCCTCTTTTGGTGGTGGTGGGTCATGTGAACCCGAATCGGGTCGCTCTGCTCCGCAGCCTCGCTGAGATTTATTGCAGACTTGAGCTTGTTGCTTCCAATCCTGGCGCAAAGCTCCTGAAGGAGCTTTGGAGCAGGCGTAAACCTGCCCCTACCGGCCAGGAACCCGAGCAATCCTTACCCCCACCGCTGCCGCCACTTCGGATTATTCGTAAAGAGCAAACCCTCGCTTTGAGCAGCAGCCGTAAATTACTGTTACTGCCAGCTCCAACACCACGCTGGCCTGGTGGTCTCTTGGCATTCGAGGAGAGCCTTGGCTTATTGATGAGTGGCAAACTTTTTAGTGCTCATTTATGTACAAAGACCTGGGCGGAAACAAGTCGCAACAGTACGGAGGAAGAACGTCGCCATTTTTACGATTGCTTAATAGCTCCGATGGCCCTTCAGGTAGACAGTATCATCGAACGCCTGGAAGAATTGGATATCCGCACGCTAATTCCCGGTCATGGTCCAGCAATTGAGTCGAGCTGGCGCAGCTTGTTGAATGACTACCGACGCTGGGGCGAAGGCCAACGCAGTGCCGACTTCAGGGTGGCTCTGCTTTTTGCGAGTGCTTACGGGCACACCGCAGCCATTGCAGATGCTCTGGCCCAGGGAGTTAACCGCACCGGCATTCGCGTGAATAGCCTCAATTGTGAGTTCACCTCTGCCGATGAACTAGTGAAAACTATCCAAGGAGCTGATGCAATCCTGATCGGTTCCCCTACGCTTGGAGGCCATGCACCTACCCCAATAGTGTCAGCTCTTGGCACGCTGCTGGCAGAGGGGGATCGCAGCAAACCGGTTGGTGTTTTTGGAAGCTACGGCTGGAGTGGCGAAGCAGTAGATCTTCTAGAAAGCAAACTTCGCGATGGTGGTTTCAACTTTGGATTCGATCCGATTCGAATCAAATTCAGTCCCGATAAAGCAAAAGTCAGGGAGTTAGAGGAAACCGGCACTCGGTTTGGTCGACAGTTACTTCAAGCGCAAAATCGCTCTCAACGACGCAGTACCGGAGGCCTTAGCGAAAGCCGCAGCGACCCTGCGATACTTGCTCTCGGACGCGTTCTCGGATCACTGTGCGTGCTGACCACAAAAAAAGATGGTCTCAGTGGGGCCATGGTCGCCAGTTGGGTCAGTCAAGCCAGCTTTACACCGCCGGGAATCACCGTAGCAGTAGCTAAAGATCGAGCCGTAGAATCGATGCTGCATAGAGAGGATTGTTTCGCGCTTAATGTACTGGCAGAGGGTCGAGAAATCGGCTTGATAAAGCAGTTCTTGCAACCGTTTAAGCCTGGTGCGGATCGATTCGCGGGCTTGAAGCTCAAGATTAGCCCTAGCGGACAGCCCTTACTACCAGACGCTTTGGCTTGGCTAGAGGTTTGCGTAAAACAACGTATGGAATGTGGAGACCATTGGCTCATTTACGCCGAAGCCCTGCATGGTGGCCTGTTCGATGCCAAGGGCAGCACAGCCATTCATCAACGACGCAGCGGAGCTAATTACTAG